In Citrus sinensis cultivar Valencia sweet orange chromosome 2, DVS_A1.0, whole genome shotgun sequence, a single genomic region encodes these proteins:
- the LOC102615452 gene encoding subtilisin-like protease SBT2.4 isoform X3, whose protein sequence is MDSHDRILQSTLEIGSYNKLYSFKYTVNGFAVHLTPTQAKKLENAPQVKLVERDRRAKLMTSYTPQFLGLPQGVWTQRGGDKNAGEGIVIGFVDTGINPSHPSFANYNPFEPNISHFSGDCETGPRFPLSSCNGKIVSARFFSAGAQAVATLNTSVDFLSPFDAVGHGSHVASTAAGNAGVPVVVDGFFYGLASGMAPCARIAVYKAMYPTVGTLADVIAAIDQATMDGVDILTLSIGPDEPPRDTITMLGIFDVLMLFARRAGVFVVQAAGNQGPAPSTVVSYSPWAVAAAACTTDRIYPGSLLLGNGLKLGGVGLSGPTCGRPLFLSKLVLARDVILRVNGTFPRTPQYIEECQYPEAFEPSLVQGSVVICTFSDGFYNQTSTLTAVINTAITLGFMGFILIANSHYGDFVAEPIPFAVPGILIPKVSTSEIILQYYEQQTHRDERGVAIKFNAQAGIGEGRVASFEGRAPIVSRFSSRGPDFTDLSRNPTDVLKPDVIAPGHQIWAAWSPVSALDPMLTGCNFALLSGTSMATPHIAGIAALIKQHNPSWTPTMIASAISSTATKYDNYGQLIMAEGFEITSTYNSTHFDFGSGLVSATRALDPGLVLSVEFEDYISFLCSLADSDPVSIKAATGIWCNHSLSHPANLNLPSVTVSAVAKSLILQRSLKNVGNKTETYLTSVVHPNGTTVSLYPPWFTIAPQGTQDLAIQFNVTQAIGDFSFGEIVLTGSLNHIVRIPLSVKPVSIF, encoded by the exons ATGGATTCTCATGACCGGATTCTACAAAGCACTTTAGAAATCGGAAGCTACAACAAACTATACAGCTTTAAATACACTGTTAATGGGTTTGCAGTCCATCTTACACCTACTCAg GCCAAGAAACTTGAAAATGCTCCCCAAGTGAAGTTGGTAGAGAGAGATAGAAGAGCCAAATTGATGACAAGCTACACTCCTCAATTTCTTGGATTACCACAAGGAGTGTGGACGCAAAGAGGAGGAGACAAGAATGCAGGTGAAGGGATAGTGATTGGTTTTGTTGACACAGGCATCAACCCTTCACATCCAAGCTTCGCTAATTACAATCCGTTTGAGCCgaatatttctcatttttccgGCGACTGTGAGACTGGTCCTCGATTTCCTCTGAGCTCTTGCAACGGAAAAATTGTTTCAGCTAGGTTTTTCTCTGCTGGGGCTCAAGCTGTTGCTACTCTTAACACTTCTGTCGACTTTCTTTCGCCGTTTGATGCTGTTGGACATGGCAG CCATGTAGCATCAACTGCTGCTGGAAACGCTGGTGTTCCGGTGGTCGTCGATGGCTTCTTTTATGGGCTAGCCAGTGGGATGGCGCCATGTGCACG AATTGCTGTTTATAAGGCAATGTATCCAACAGTGGGAACTCTTGCAGATGTGATTGCGGCTATTGATCAA GCAACAATGGATGGAGTGGATATCTTAACACTGTCCATTGGACCAGATGAGCCACCAAGAGATACGATCACCATGTTAGGTATTTTCGATGTCTTGATGCTCTTTGCAAGACGAGCCGGAGTTTTCGTGGTGCAAGCTGCTGGAAATCAGGGGCCAGCTCCATCGACTGTAGTGTCTTACAGCCCTTGGGCCGTAGCTGCTGCTGCTTGCACTACTGACCGAATTTATCCCGGTTCCCTCCTCCTCGGGAATGGCCTAAAACTTGGTGGTGTAGGATTGTCAGGGCCAACTTGTGGAAGACCGCTATTTCTTTCAAAGCTAGTATTGGCCAGGGATGTAATATTGAGGGTAAATGGGACATTTCCAAGGACTCCACAGTACATTGAAGAGTGCCAGTATCCGGAAGCATTTGAGCCCAGTCTTGTGCAAGGCAGCGTCGTCATTTGCACTTTCTCGGATGGCTTCTATAACCAGACTTCAACACTCACTGCTGTCATCAACACCGCAATAACTCTTGGATTCATGGGTTTTATTCTAATCGCAAACTCACATTATGGTGATTTTGTAGCGGAGCCAATTCCCTTCGCTGTTCCTGGCATTTTGATCCCAAAAGTCTCAACTTCAGAG aTTATTCTGCAGTACTATGAGCAGCAAACCCACAGGGATGAGAGGGGAGTTGCAATTAAATTCAATGCGCAAGCCGGCATAGGAGAGGGTAGAGTTGCCTCATTTGAGGGCCGGGCACCCATTGTTAGCAGATTCTCTTCAAGAGGGCCAGATTTTACAGACCTTAGCAGGAATCCTACTGACGTACTAAAGCCTGATGTGATCGCACCAGGGCACCAAATTTGGGCGGCCTGGAGCCCCGTTAGCGCCTTAGATCCTATGCTAACAG GATGCAATTTTGCACTGTTGTCTGGTACAAGCATGGCAACACCACATATTGCGGGAATTGCAGCTCTGATCAAGCAGCATAATCCTTCGTGGACACCGACAATGATTGCATCCGCCATCTCCTCCACTGCCACCAAGTATGATAACTATGGACAACTTATTATGGCAGAAGGATTTGAAATCACTAGCACATACAACTCCACTCATTTTGATTTCGGCTCCGGCCTTGTCAGTGCAACTCGTGCTCTTGATCCAGGCCTTGTTTTATCAGTAG AATTTGAAGACTACATCAGTTTCTTGTGCTCTTTGGCTGACTCTGACCCTGTTTCAATCAAGGCGGCTACTGGAATATGGTGCAATCATTCACTTAGCCACCCAGCGAACCTGAACCTCCCTTCAGTTACAGTTTCAGCAGTGGCAAAATCCCTAATTCTGCAGCGGAGTTTGAAGAATGTTGGGAACAAAACAGAGACATACTTAACCTCAGTTGTACATCCAAACGGGACAACAGTTAGCTTGTATCCACCTTGGTTCACTATAGCCCCACAGGGAACTCAAGATTTGGCCATACAATTCAATGTGACCCAAGCAATTGGCGACTTCAGCTTCGGTGAGATTGTTTTAACAGGAAGTTTGAATCATATTGTAAGAATACCATTATCAGTTAAACCAGTTTcgatattctaa
- the LOC102615452 gene encoding subtilisin-like protease SBT2.4 isoform X2, with translation MANKANISANSSSCAALLVLAISFIGCFAEERDIYLVLIEGEPLAFHGSDDKRRFDLNSDAYKGQTKRLMDSHDRILQSTLEIGSYNKLYSFKYTVNGFAVHLTPTQAKKLENAPQVKLVERDRRAKLMTSYTPQFLGLPQGVWTQRGGDKNAGEGIVIGFVDTGINPSHPSFANYNPFEPNISHFSGDCETGPRFPLSSCNGKIVSARFFSAGAQAVATLNTSVDFLSPFDAVGHGSHVASTAAGNAGVPVVVDGFFYGLASGMAPCARIAVYKAMYPTVGTLADVIAAIDQATMDGVDILTLSIGPDEPPRDTITMLGIFDVLMLFARRAGVFVVQAAGNQGPAPSTVVSYSPWAVAAAACTTDRIYPGSLLLGNGLKLGGVGLSGPTCGRPLFLSKLVLARDVILRVNGTFPRTPQYIEECQYPEAFEPSLVQGSVVICTFSDGFYNQTSTLTAVINTAITLGFMGFILIANSHYGDFVAEPIPFAVPGILIPKVSTSEIILQYYEQQTHRDERGVAIKFNAQAGIGEGRVASFEGRAPIVSRFSSRGPDFTDLSRNPTDVLKPDVIAPGHQIWAAWSPVSALDPMLTGCNFALLSGTSMATPHIAGIAALIKQHNPSWTPTMIASAISSTATKYDNYGQLIMAEGFEITSTYNSTHFDFGSGLVSATRALDPGLVLSAATGIWCNHSLSHPANLNLPSVTVSAVAKSLILQRSLKNVGNKTETYLTSVVHPNGTTVSLYPPWFTIAPQGTQDLAIQFNVTQAIGDFSFGEIVLTGSLNHIVRIPLSVKPVSIF, from the exons ATGGCAAATAAGGCTAATATATCAGCTAATTCATCAAGCTGCGCAGCTCTTCTCGTCTTAGCCATCAGTTTTATTGGTTGCTTTGCGGAAGAGCGAGATATATATTTGGTCTTAATAGAAGGGGAACCACTTGCATTCCATGGCAGTGATGATAAAAGAAGATTCGATCTGAACAG TGATGCTTACAAGGGTCAGACAAAGCGGCTGATGGATTCTCATGACCGGATTCTACAAAGCACTTTAGAAATCGGAAGCTACAACAAACTATACAGCTTTAAATACACTGTTAATGGGTTTGCAGTCCATCTTACACCTACTCAg GCCAAGAAACTTGAAAATGCTCCCCAAGTGAAGTTGGTAGAGAGAGATAGAAGAGCCAAATTGATGACAAGCTACACTCCTCAATTTCTTGGATTACCACAAGGAGTGTGGACGCAAAGAGGAGGAGACAAGAATGCAGGTGAAGGGATAGTGATTGGTTTTGTTGACACAGGCATCAACCCTTCACATCCAAGCTTCGCTAATTACAATCCGTTTGAGCCgaatatttctcatttttccgGCGACTGTGAGACTGGTCCTCGATTTCCTCTGAGCTCTTGCAACGGAAAAATTGTTTCAGCTAGGTTTTTCTCTGCTGGGGCTCAAGCTGTTGCTACTCTTAACACTTCTGTCGACTTTCTTTCGCCGTTTGATGCTGTTGGACATGGCAG CCATGTAGCATCAACTGCTGCTGGAAACGCTGGTGTTCCGGTGGTCGTCGATGGCTTCTTTTATGGGCTAGCCAGTGGGATGGCGCCATGTGCACG AATTGCTGTTTATAAGGCAATGTATCCAACAGTGGGAACTCTTGCAGATGTGATTGCGGCTATTGATCAA GCAACAATGGATGGAGTGGATATCTTAACACTGTCCATTGGACCAGATGAGCCACCAAGAGATACGATCACCATGTTAGGTATTTTCGATGTCTTGATGCTCTTTGCAAGACGAGCCGGAGTTTTCGTGGTGCAAGCTGCTGGAAATCAGGGGCCAGCTCCATCGACTGTAGTGTCTTACAGCCCTTGGGCCGTAGCTGCTGCTGCTTGCACTACTGACCGAATTTATCCCGGTTCCCTCCTCCTCGGGAATGGCCTAAAACTTGGTGGTGTAGGATTGTCAGGGCCAACTTGTGGAAGACCGCTATTTCTTTCAAAGCTAGTATTGGCCAGGGATGTAATATTGAGGGTAAATGGGACATTTCCAAGGACTCCACAGTACATTGAAGAGTGCCAGTATCCGGAAGCATTTGAGCCCAGTCTTGTGCAAGGCAGCGTCGTCATTTGCACTTTCTCGGATGGCTTCTATAACCAGACTTCAACACTCACTGCTGTCATCAACACCGCAATAACTCTTGGATTCATGGGTTTTATTCTAATCGCAAACTCACATTATGGTGATTTTGTAGCGGAGCCAATTCCCTTCGCTGTTCCTGGCATTTTGATCCCAAAAGTCTCAACTTCAGAG aTTATTCTGCAGTACTATGAGCAGCAAACCCACAGGGATGAGAGGGGAGTTGCAATTAAATTCAATGCGCAAGCCGGCATAGGAGAGGGTAGAGTTGCCTCATTTGAGGGCCGGGCACCCATTGTTAGCAGATTCTCTTCAAGAGGGCCAGATTTTACAGACCTTAGCAGGAATCCTACTGACGTACTAAAGCCTGATGTGATCGCACCAGGGCACCAAATTTGGGCGGCCTGGAGCCCCGTTAGCGCCTTAGATCCTATGCTAACAG GATGCAATTTTGCACTGTTGTCTGGTACAAGCATGGCAACACCACATATTGCGGGAATTGCAGCTCTGATCAAGCAGCATAATCCTTCGTGGACACCGACAATGATTGCATCCGCCATCTCCTCCACTGCCACCAAGTATGATAACTATGGACAACTTATTATGGCAGAAGGATTTGAAATCACTAGCACATACAACTCCACTCATTTTGATTTCGGCTCCGGCCTTGTCAGTGCAACTCGTGCTCTTGATCCAGGCCTTGTTTTATCA GCGGCTACTGGAATATGGTGCAATCATTCACTTAGCCACCCAGCGAACCTGAACCTCCCTTCAGTTACAGTTTCAGCAGTGGCAAAATCCCTAATTCTGCAGCGGAGTTTGAAGAATGTTGGGAACAAAACAGAGACATACTTAACCTCAGTTGTACATCCAAACGGGACAACAGTTAGCTTGTATCCACCTTGGTTCACTATAGCCCCACAGGGAACTCAAGATTTGGCCATACAATTCAATGTGACCCAAGCAATTGGCGACTTCAGCTTCGGTGAGATTGTTTTAACAGGAAGTTTGAATCATATTGTAAGAATACCATTATCAGTTAAACCAGTTTcgatattctaa
- the LOC102615452 gene encoding subtilisin-like protease SBT2.4 isoform X1 gives MANKANISANSSSCAALLVLAISFIGCFAEERDIYLVLIEGEPLAFHGSDDKRRFDLNSDAYKGQTKRLMDSHDRILQSTLEIGSYNKLYSFKYTVNGFAVHLTPTQAKKLENAPQVKLVERDRRAKLMTSYTPQFLGLPQGVWTQRGGDKNAGEGIVIGFVDTGINPSHPSFANYNPFEPNISHFSGDCETGPRFPLSSCNGKIVSARFFSAGAQAVATLNTSVDFLSPFDAVGHGSHVASTAAGNAGVPVVVDGFFYGLASGMAPCARIAVYKAMYPTVGTLADVIAAIDQATMDGVDILTLSIGPDEPPRDTITMLGIFDVLMLFARRAGVFVVQAAGNQGPAPSTVVSYSPWAVAAAACTTDRIYPGSLLLGNGLKLGGVGLSGPTCGRPLFLSKLVLARDVILRVNGTFPRTPQYIEECQYPEAFEPSLVQGSVVICTFSDGFYNQTSTLTAVINTAITLGFMGFILIANSHYGDFVAEPIPFAVPGILIPKVSTSEIILQYYEQQTHRDERGVAIKFNAQAGIGEGRVASFEGRAPIVSRFSSRGPDFTDLSRNPTDVLKPDVIAPGHQIWAAWSPVSALDPMLTGCNFALLSGTSMATPHIAGIAALIKQHNPSWTPTMIASAISSTATKYDNYGQLIMAEGFEITSTYNSTHFDFGSGLVSATRALDPGLVLSVEFEDYISFLCSLADSDPVSIKAATGIWCNHSLSHPANLNLPSVTVSAVAKSLILQRSLKNVGNKTETYLTSVVHPNGTTVSLYPPWFTIAPQGTQDLAIQFNVTQAIGDFSFGEIVLTGSLNHIVRIPLSVKPVSIF, from the exons ATGGCAAATAAGGCTAATATATCAGCTAATTCATCAAGCTGCGCAGCTCTTCTCGTCTTAGCCATCAGTTTTATTGGTTGCTTTGCGGAAGAGCGAGATATATATTTGGTCTTAATAGAAGGGGAACCACTTGCATTCCATGGCAGTGATGATAAAAGAAGATTCGATCTGAACAG TGATGCTTACAAGGGTCAGACAAAGCGGCTGATGGATTCTCATGACCGGATTCTACAAAGCACTTTAGAAATCGGAAGCTACAACAAACTATACAGCTTTAAATACACTGTTAATGGGTTTGCAGTCCATCTTACACCTACTCAg GCCAAGAAACTTGAAAATGCTCCCCAAGTGAAGTTGGTAGAGAGAGATAGAAGAGCCAAATTGATGACAAGCTACACTCCTCAATTTCTTGGATTACCACAAGGAGTGTGGACGCAAAGAGGAGGAGACAAGAATGCAGGTGAAGGGATAGTGATTGGTTTTGTTGACACAGGCATCAACCCTTCACATCCAAGCTTCGCTAATTACAATCCGTTTGAGCCgaatatttctcatttttccgGCGACTGTGAGACTGGTCCTCGATTTCCTCTGAGCTCTTGCAACGGAAAAATTGTTTCAGCTAGGTTTTTCTCTGCTGGGGCTCAAGCTGTTGCTACTCTTAACACTTCTGTCGACTTTCTTTCGCCGTTTGATGCTGTTGGACATGGCAG CCATGTAGCATCAACTGCTGCTGGAAACGCTGGTGTTCCGGTGGTCGTCGATGGCTTCTTTTATGGGCTAGCCAGTGGGATGGCGCCATGTGCACG AATTGCTGTTTATAAGGCAATGTATCCAACAGTGGGAACTCTTGCAGATGTGATTGCGGCTATTGATCAA GCAACAATGGATGGAGTGGATATCTTAACACTGTCCATTGGACCAGATGAGCCACCAAGAGATACGATCACCATGTTAGGTATTTTCGATGTCTTGATGCTCTTTGCAAGACGAGCCGGAGTTTTCGTGGTGCAAGCTGCTGGAAATCAGGGGCCAGCTCCATCGACTGTAGTGTCTTACAGCCCTTGGGCCGTAGCTGCTGCTGCTTGCACTACTGACCGAATTTATCCCGGTTCCCTCCTCCTCGGGAATGGCCTAAAACTTGGTGGTGTAGGATTGTCAGGGCCAACTTGTGGAAGACCGCTATTTCTTTCAAAGCTAGTATTGGCCAGGGATGTAATATTGAGGGTAAATGGGACATTTCCAAGGACTCCACAGTACATTGAAGAGTGCCAGTATCCGGAAGCATTTGAGCCCAGTCTTGTGCAAGGCAGCGTCGTCATTTGCACTTTCTCGGATGGCTTCTATAACCAGACTTCAACACTCACTGCTGTCATCAACACCGCAATAACTCTTGGATTCATGGGTTTTATTCTAATCGCAAACTCACATTATGGTGATTTTGTAGCGGAGCCAATTCCCTTCGCTGTTCCTGGCATTTTGATCCCAAAAGTCTCAACTTCAGAG aTTATTCTGCAGTACTATGAGCAGCAAACCCACAGGGATGAGAGGGGAGTTGCAATTAAATTCAATGCGCAAGCCGGCATAGGAGAGGGTAGAGTTGCCTCATTTGAGGGCCGGGCACCCATTGTTAGCAGATTCTCTTCAAGAGGGCCAGATTTTACAGACCTTAGCAGGAATCCTACTGACGTACTAAAGCCTGATGTGATCGCACCAGGGCACCAAATTTGGGCGGCCTGGAGCCCCGTTAGCGCCTTAGATCCTATGCTAACAG GATGCAATTTTGCACTGTTGTCTGGTACAAGCATGGCAACACCACATATTGCGGGAATTGCAGCTCTGATCAAGCAGCATAATCCTTCGTGGACACCGACAATGATTGCATCCGCCATCTCCTCCACTGCCACCAAGTATGATAACTATGGACAACTTATTATGGCAGAAGGATTTGAAATCACTAGCACATACAACTCCACTCATTTTGATTTCGGCTCCGGCCTTGTCAGTGCAACTCGTGCTCTTGATCCAGGCCTTGTTTTATCAGTAG AATTTGAAGACTACATCAGTTTCTTGTGCTCTTTGGCTGACTCTGACCCTGTTTCAATCAAGGCGGCTACTGGAATATGGTGCAATCATTCACTTAGCCACCCAGCGAACCTGAACCTCCCTTCAGTTACAGTTTCAGCAGTGGCAAAATCCCTAATTCTGCAGCGGAGTTTGAAGAATGTTGGGAACAAAACAGAGACATACTTAACCTCAGTTGTACATCCAAACGGGACAACAGTTAGCTTGTATCCACCTTGGTTCACTATAGCCCCACAGGGAACTCAAGATTTGGCCATACAATTCAATGTGACCCAAGCAATTGGCGACTTCAGCTTCGGTGAGATTGTTTTAACAGGAAGTTTGAATCATATTGTAAGAATACCATTATCAGTTAAACCAGTTTcgatattctaa
- the LOC102615452 gene encoding subtilisin-like protease SBT2.4 isoform X4, with the protein MANKANISANSSSCAALLVLAISFIGCFAEERDIYLVLIEGEPLAFHGSDDKRRFDLNSDAYKGQTKRLMDSHDRILQSTLEIGSYNKLYSFKYTVNGFAVHLTPTQAKKLENAPQVKLVERDRRAKLMTSYTPQFLGLPQGVWTQRGGDKNAGEGIVIGFVDTGINPSHPSFANYNPFEPNISHFSGDCETGPRFPLSSCNGKIVSARFFSAGAQAVATLNTSVDFLSPFDAVGHGSHVASTAAGNAGVPVVVDGFFYGLASGMAPCARIAVYKAMYPTVGTLADVIAAIDQATMDGVDILTLSIGPDEPPRDTITMLGIFDVLMLFARRAGVFVVQAAGNQGPAPSTVVSYSPWAVAAAACTTDRIYPGSLLLGNGLKLGGVGLSGPTCGRPLFLSKLVLARDVILRVNGTFPRTPQYIEECQYPEAFEPSLVQGSVVICTFSDGFYNQTSTLTAVINTAITLGFMGFILIANSHYGDFVAEPIPFAVPGILIPKVSTSEIILQYYEQQTHRDERGVAIKFNAQAGIGEGRVASFEGRAPIVSRFSSRGPDFTDLSRNPTDVLKPDVIAPGHQIWAAWSPVSALDPMLTGCNFALLSGTSMATPHIAGIAALIKQHNPSWTPTMIASAISSTATKYDNYGQLIMAEGFEITSTYNSTHFDFGSGLVSATRALDPGLVLSNLKTTSVSCALWLTLTLFQSRRLLEYGAIIHLATQRT; encoded by the exons ATGGCAAATAAGGCTAATATATCAGCTAATTCATCAAGCTGCGCAGCTCTTCTCGTCTTAGCCATCAGTTTTATTGGTTGCTTTGCGGAAGAGCGAGATATATATTTGGTCTTAATAGAAGGGGAACCACTTGCATTCCATGGCAGTGATGATAAAAGAAGATTCGATCTGAACAG TGATGCTTACAAGGGTCAGACAAAGCGGCTGATGGATTCTCATGACCGGATTCTACAAAGCACTTTAGAAATCGGAAGCTACAACAAACTATACAGCTTTAAATACACTGTTAATGGGTTTGCAGTCCATCTTACACCTACTCAg GCCAAGAAACTTGAAAATGCTCCCCAAGTGAAGTTGGTAGAGAGAGATAGAAGAGCCAAATTGATGACAAGCTACACTCCTCAATTTCTTGGATTACCACAAGGAGTGTGGACGCAAAGAGGAGGAGACAAGAATGCAGGTGAAGGGATAGTGATTGGTTTTGTTGACACAGGCATCAACCCTTCACATCCAAGCTTCGCTAATTACAATCCGTTTGAGCCgaatatttctcatttttccgGCGACTGTGAGACTGGTCCTCGATTTCCTCTGAGCTCTTGCAACGGAAAAATTGTTTCAGCTAGGTTTTTCTCTGCTGGGGCTCAAGCTGTTGCTACTCTTAACACTTCTGTCGACTTTCTTTCGCCGTTTGATGCTGTTGGACATGGCAG CCATGTAGCATCAACTGCTGCTGGAAACGCTGGTGTTCCGGTGGTCGTCGATGGCTTCTTTTATGGGCTAGCCAGTGGGATGGCGCCATGTGCACG AATTGCTGTTTATAAGGCAATGTATCCAACAGTGGGAACTCTTGCAGATGTGATTGCGGCTATTGATCAA GCAACAATGGATGGAGTGGATATCTTAACACTGTCCATTGGACCAGATGAGCCACCAAGAGATACGATCACCATGTTAGGTATTTTCGATGTCTTGATGCTCTTTGCAAGACGAGCCGGAGTTTTCGTGGTGCAAGCTGCTGGAAATCAGGGGCCAGCTCCATCGACTGTAGTGTCTTACAGCCCTTGGGCCGTAGCTGCTGCTGCTTGCACTACTGACCGAATTTATCCCGGTTCCCTCCTCCTCGGGAATGGCCTAAAACTTGGTGGTGTAGGATTGTCAGGGCCAACTTGTGGAAGACCGCTATTTCTTTCAAAGCTAGTATTGGCCAGGGATGTAATATTGAGGGTAAATGGGACATTTCCAAGGACTCCACAGTACATTGAAGAGTGCCAGTATCCGGAAGCATTTGAGCCCAGTCTTGTGCAAGGCAGCGTCGTCATTTGCACTTTCTCGGATGGCTTCTATAACCAGACTTCAACACTCACTGCTGTCATCAACACCGCAATAACTCTTGGATTCATGGGTTTTATTCTAATCGCAAACTCACATTATGGTGATTTTGTAGCGGAGCCAATTCCCTTCGCTGTTCCTGGCATTTTGATCCCAAAAGTCTCAACTTCAGAG aTTATTCTGCAGTACTATGAGCAGCAAACCCACAGGGATGAGAGGGGAGTTGCAATTAAATTCAATGCGCAAGCCGGCATAGGAGAGGGTAGAGTTGCCTCATTTGAGGGCCGGGCACCCATTGTTAGCAGATTCTCTTCAAGAGGGCCAGATTTTACAGACCTTAGCAGGAATCCTACTGACGTACTAAAGCCTGATGTGATCGCACCAGGGCACCAAATTTGGGCGGCCTGGAGCCCCGTTAGCGCCTTAGATCCTATGCTAACAG GATGCAATTTTGCACTGTTGTCTGGTACAAGCATGGCAACACCACATATTGCGGGAATTGCAGCTCTGATCAAGCAGCATAATCCTTCGTGGACACCGACAATGATTGCATCCGCCATCTCCTCCACTGCCACCAAGTATGATAACTATGGACAACTTATTATGGCAGAAGGATTTGAAATCACTAGCACATACAACTCCACTCATTTTGATTTCGGCTCCGGCCTTGTCAGTGCAACTCGTGCTCTTGATCCAGGCCTTGTTTTATCA AATTTGAAGACTACATCAGTTTCTTGTGCTCTTTGGCTGACTCTGACCCTGTTTCAATCAAGGCGGCTACTGGAATATGGTGCAATCATTCACTTAGCCACCCAGCGAACCTGA